From the Triticum urartu cultivar G1812 chromosome 4, Tu2.1, whole genome shotgun sequence genome, the window GTTCCTAATATTCCCAACGTGAGTCTGTTAAGGGCAGTCACACGTCCTGACGTCCTATGTGTGTTTCAGCCCCATCTCGTTTTTGTAGGTAAAGATTGCTCATGAGAGGCCGGAGAGATATGGTACATGGACGAGGACACAAGATTGCAACGTTCAGCTGGAAAATAGCCCGTCATGATAGCTGCAACAATTCAGCACTTCTACCAGCATCTTAGGAACAAATTGGCACAAACTACTTCAGCACACGCGTATGATTTGTTTGGTCATTTTTTCTGTAATAACAAGCATGGTGTTGCACTGCTGTGATGTGCGTGAGTTCAAAATATGTCTCTGCTCCGTGAACAAACGAATTTCGCACGATGGGATTCCACACAAATTCAAAAGAAATTCCCTACTGGGCATCATAGTCTGCAATCTTTCCATCTGTTGCGTTAACAATTGCAGTTTTGGAACAAAGCGATGTAAACTGCTGAAGAAAAGTTTGCAGAATTTTATTACTAGTATAGAGTTGATTCAACTAACACGACGGTGTTATGGCAAAAACCTACTTGATCTGGCTGGTTTCAATTCTCCGGGTAACCCAGTTCATGGCCCGCGGGCTAAGCTAAGCTGTGCGAGCCGACAAGCGATGTCCCctccggcggcggtggcgcccccATCCGCCGCGGCCCCTCGCAACCCCTCGAGCCTGTCAGCGATGTCGTCCAGGGCTGCAAGCGCCGTCGTCACCGGGGAGATGGCGCCGCAGACCGCTGCGCAGGCGGCCTCGTCGCGGAAGCAGAGAGCGAACTCATCGCCGGAGCCTTGCCCCGCCCAGGAGAGCGTGGACCCGTCCAGCCTCTCGAAGGCGTCGCCAGGGAGGATCGGGTATGCGAAGAGGATCC encodes:
- the LOC125553661 gene encoding uncharacterized protein LOC125553661: MATDSSCPVEFFHRGGGDGQWCSLGAAYAAVRVLRPQGHSLVMYTGPDDQPHQRILFAYPILPGDAFERLDGSTLSWAGQGSGDEFALCFRDEAACAAVCGAISPVTTALAALDDIADRLEGLRGAAADGGATAAGGDIACRLAQLSLARGP